A part of Paenibacillus sp. sptzw28 genomic DNA contains:
- a CDS encoding ABC transporter substrate-binding protein — protein sequence MRDCTKIAFLFISLVLLFVVTAGCSPNEEPSQGDKVLRIAVDSKGEYDYKYRDYVEAAFPGLKVELIELEEDYKPRLSIQEFMKKIETEKPDLILTSSYRYVQLAEKGLVADLSVRLAESGMTEDDFYPGMIEWVKQASGGRLSGIAPFFQSSVLYYNETLFKKYGIELPHDGMTLEEVIELASRFTSGGGSKDGIVGMHQPFSNLPYNVLSQFAMSEGIRDVTFSRGKVSMDTPLWRHIIETVINLYESGTLSTKEVKGKMINGVLTFDKEATEQANLFEQGKAAMSIGYYGISYNTEKFKTGYVEPPVSSKDRLSSSNIYIFNIMAIGAEAKNAETAWDVIRFMTSDHMAKIQSKLSSDTASSGFPTRKSYLNYVQDPIIGRLFQLKPVYSTAEPEIETVYDGRKFYLLFEELVNKEMAAAIKGEKSVDEIIKTIQKDGQALLDAAKKTK from the coding sequence ATGAGAGATTGCACAAAAATAGCATTTTTATTCATTTCTTTGGTTCTTCTGTTTGTTGTTACTGCAGGGTGTTCCCCAAATGAGGAACCATCACAAGGGGATAAGGTTCTTAGAATTGCCGTTGACTCAAAAGGGGAATATGACTATAAATACCGGGACTATGTCGAAGCGGCATTTCCCGGGCTGAAAGTTGAACTTATTGAATTAGAGGAGGACTATAAGCCGAGGTTAAGCATTCAAGAATTTATGAAAAAAATCGAAACGGAAAAGCCGGACCTAATACTCACGTCTTCTTACCGATATGTACAGCTTGCTGAAAAGGGTCTTGTGGCGGATTTGTCCGTCCGGCTTGCGGAAAGCGGTATGACAGAGGATGACTTCTATCCGGGCATGATAGAATGGGTGAAGCAGGCAAGCGGAGGAAGGCTTAGCGGCATTGCACCGTTCTTCCAGTCCAGCGTTCTCTATTATAATGAGACTTTATTCAAGAAGTATGGAATTGAACTCCCTCACGACGGAATGACGCTTGAGGAAGTGATAGAGCTGGCCAGCCGGTTTACTTCGGGCGGTGGCAGCAAGGACGGCATAGTCGGCATGCATCAACCCTTTTCCAATCTGCCCTATAATGTTCTCTCACAATTTGCCATGAGTGAAGGCATCCGGGATGTGACTTTTTCCCGCGGCAAGGTCAGCATGGATACTCCGCTCTGGCGCCATATTATTGAAACGGTAATCAATCTATACGAATCGGGAACTTTATCCACGAAGGAAGTTAAAGGGAAAATGATTAACGGGGTATTGACGTTCGATAAGGAAGCCACTGAACAAGCGAATCTGTTCGAACAGGGGAAAGCAGCCATGAGTATCGGTTATTATGGCATTTCGTATAACACAGAGAAGTTCAAAACCGGGTACGTCGAACCACCCGTCAGTTCGAAGGACCGTCTGAGCAGCAGCAACATTTATATTTTTAATATAATGGCGATCGGTGCGGAGGCGAAGAATGCGGAGACGGCTTGGGATGTGATTCGTTTCATGACCAGTGATCATATGGCAAAAATCCAATCGAAATTGAGTTCGGACACGGCAAGTTCAGGCTTTCCAACCCGGAAGTCGTACCTTAACTATGTGCAGGATCCTATAATTGGACGCCTTTTTCAGCTAAAGCCTGTTTACTCAACGGCTGAACCGGAAATTGAGACTGTTTACGATGGAAGGAAGTTCTATCTTTTGTTCGAAGAGTTGGTGAATAAGGAAATGGCCGCTGCCATCAAGGGAGAGAAATCGGTTGATGAGATAATCAAAACGATTCAGAAGGATGGTCAAGCGCTCCTTGATGCAGCGAAGAAAACAAAATAA
- a CDS encoding putative holin-like toxin: MACEGGWLVSRKGGDAVEVQDALTLMFMFGMFILALLTYLKKK; this comes from the coding sequence ATGGCTTGCGAGGGCGGTTGGCTAGTCTCCCGGAAGGGAGGTGATGCTGTGGAGGTACAAGACGCGTTGACGTTAATGTTCATGTTCGGCATGTTCATTCTCGCTTTGCTTACTTACCTCAAGAAAAAATAG
- a CDS encoding ROK family protein, with amino-acid sequence MIKKINTAIVLESVLKSAPLSRAQISEFTGLNKATVSSLVQDLIDSHLVIEIGPGESSGGRKPVMLLFNRSSGYAIGIDLGVNYIRGVLTDLEGTVVTSRELTLKAQAAQDVLPILTECIETLIAAMPDSPYGLVGIGIGVPGIVNDRGDVLFAPNLGWTQVPLESMIEERFSVPVTIDNEANAGAQGEQKYGAGRGIPHQIYVSVGIGIGTGIILGKELYKGASGFSGELGHLSIEMNGKPCRCGNLGCWELYASENALLEAAAPLGFADLESLLAAAEAGDQRIIALFRQIGECLGAGIANIVNVFNPDVVIIGNRMSRAEAWIGAAVREAVDRRTLSYHRERLRILFAELSEQSAVRGAAYYAISRFFTKIKGGA; translated from the coding sequence ATGATTAAAAAAATAAATACTGCCATTGTGCTGGAGTCGGTGCTGAAGTCGGCTCCGCTATCCCGGGCGCAAATATCCGAATTCACCGGACTGAACAAAGCGACGGTGTCGAGTCTGGTTCAGGATCTGATCGACAGCCATCTGGTTATCGAGATCGGCCCGGGCGAATCCAGCGGCGGCCGCAAGCCGGTAATGCTGCTGTTCAACCGCAGTTCCGGATATGCGATCGGCATTGATCTCGGCGTTAACTACATCCGGGGAGTTCTGACGGATCTGGAAGGGACCGTCGTTACCAGCCGTGAGCTCACTCTTAAGGCCCAAGCGGCCCAGGATGTTCTGCCTATATTAACCGAATGTATAGAAACATTAATCGCGGCGATGCCGGATAGTCCTTACGGGCTGGTTGGAATCGGCATCGGCGTGCCGGGCATCGTAAATGACCGGGGGGATGTATTGTTCGCACCCAATCTGGGTTGGACTCAGGTACCGCTGGAATCCATGATCGAGGAACGCTTCAGCGTGCCGGTAACCATCGACAACGAAGCAAATGCAGGCGCACAGGGGGAGCAGAAATACGGAGCCGGGCGCGGCATTCCACATCAAATCTACGTGAGCGTCGGCATTGGGATCGGGACGGGTATTATTTTGGGTAAAGAGTTGTATAAAGGGGCCTCCGGGTTCTCCGGCGAGCTGGGTCATCTTTCTATCGAGATGAACGGAAAGCCATGCCGCTGCGGCAATCTGGGCTGCTGGGAGCTGTACGCTTCGGAGAACGCGCTGCTCGAAGCGGCCGCTCCGCTTGGATTTGCCGATCTGGAATCGCTGCTAGCGGCCGCAGAGGCTGGCGATCAACGAATCATCGCGTTATTCCGGCAGATCGGAGAATGCCTTGGCGCGGGAATCGCCAATATCGTCAACGTTTTCAACCCCGACGTTGTCATTATCGGGAACCGGATGAGCCGCGCGGAAGCCTGGATCGGCGCTGCCGTCCGCGAAGCGGTCGACCGCCGCACACTCTCTTACCACCGCGAGCGGCTGCGCATTCTGTTTGCGGAGCTGAGCGAGCAATCCGCCGTTCGCGGAGCGGCTTATTACGCTATCAGCCGCTTCTTTACCAAGATCAAAGGCGGGGCGTGA
- the xylA gene encoding xylose isomerase, whose translation MTYFKNVGKIAYEGKGSDNPLAFKHYNPKETVLGKTMEEHLRFAVAYWHTFTGSGSDPFGVGTAVRAWDRPDAMDQAKARVEANFEFLEKIGIPYYCFHDRDIAPEGETLQQTNKNLDIIVDMLESNMKSSGAKLLWNTANMFTNPRFVHGAGTTSNAEVYAYAGAQLKKSLEIGKRLGAENYVFWGGREGYETLLNTDMALELDNLARLFHMAIAYSKEIGFGAQFLIEPKPKEPSKHQYDFDAATTIAFLQKYDLKEYFKLNLEANHATLAGHTFEHEIRVAAINGMLGSLDANQGDLLLGWDTDEFPTDLYATTLTMYEVLKAGGIGKGGVNFDAKVRRGSFEDEDLFLAHIAGMDSYAWGLKAAAKLIEDKVLDNIVDNRYRSFRDGIGAEIVSGKATLQSLEQYALQNNPIKNESGRQERIKLLLSEVIFSV comes from the coding sequence ATGACTTATTTTAAAAATGTCGGCAAAATCGCCTACGAAGGAAAAGGCTCGGACAATCCGCTTGCATTCAAGCATTATAACCCAAAAGAGACCGTACTCGGCAAAACGATGGAGGAGCATCTTCGTTTCGCTGTCGCATACTGGCATACATTTACAGGCTCCGGCTCGGATCCGTTCGGCGTTGGAACAGCTGTCCGCGCATGGGACCGCCCGGACGCAATGGATCAGGCTAAAGCCCGTGTCGAAGCGAATTTTGAATTCCTCGAGAAGATCGGCATTCCTTACTACTGCTTCCATGACCGCGATATCGCCCCTGAAGGCGAGACGCTGCAGCAAACGAACAAGAACCTTGATATTATCGTCGATATGCTGGAATCCAACATGAAGTCATCGGGCGCGAAGCTGCTGTGGAACACAGCCAATATGTTCACGAACCCGCGTTTCGTTCACGGCGCAGGCACGACGTCCAATGCGGAAGTCTATGCTTACGCCGGCGCGCAGCTGAAGAAAAGCCTTGAAATCGGCAAACGCCTCGGCGCTGAGAACTACGTGTTCTGGGGCGGCCGCGAAGGCTACGAAACGCTGCTTAACACGGATATGGCGCTTGAGCTCGACAACCTGGCACGCCTGTTCCATATGGCGATCGCTTATTCGAAGGAAATCGGATTCGGCGCTCAATTCCTAATCGAGCCGAAGCCGAAGGAGCCGTCGAAGCATCAGTATGATTTTGACGCTGCAACCACCATTGCATTCCTGCAAAAATACGACTTGAAAGAGTACTTCAAGCTGAACCTCGAAGCCAACCATGCGACGCTGGCAGGCCATACGTTTGAGCACGAAATCCGCGTTGCTGCAATCAACGGCATGCTCGGATCGCTTGATGCGAACCAAGGCGATCTGCTGCTCGGATGGGATACCGACGAATTCCCGACCGACCTGTACGCAACGACGCTGACGATGTACGAAGTGCTGAAAGCCGGCGGAATCGGCAAAGGCGGCGTCAACTTCGACGCGAAGGTGCGCCGCGGTTCGTTCGAGGACGAGGACCTCTTCCTCGCGCACATCGCTGGTATGGACAGCTATGCATGGGGACTTAAAGCGGCTGCCAAGCTGATCGAAGACAAGGTTCTTGACAACATTGTGGACAACCGCTACCGCAGCTTCCGGGACGGCATCGGCGCGGAGATCGTTTCCGGCAAAGCGACGCTGCAATCCTTGGAGCAGTACGCCCTGCAGAACAACCCGATCAAAAACGAATCCGGCCGTCAAGAGCGCATCAAATTGCTGCTCAGCGAAGTTATTTTCAGCGTATAA
- the xylB gene encoding xylulokinase, with protein MSYVIGIDLGTSAVKALLLDRSGAVLAEATRSYPLFHEHTGWSEQRPDDWVEGTLEAVRELVQSSGAAADAIEGISFSGQMHGLVLLDSAGNPVRSAILWNDTRTTAECREIEQTLGAGLLSITRNPALEGFTLPKILWVRKNEPELFAQAELFLLPKDYVRYRLTGALHMDYSDAAGTLLLDVAAKSWSGNVLASFGLPESFCPPLIESHGQVGTLLPEQAIRTGLSPSTKVFAGGADNACGAIGAGILKDGLTMCSIGTSGVILSYEQGSGSDYAGKVHFFNHGKEDAFYAMGVTLAAGYSLSWFKNTFAKGESFDDLLAGVGDVRPGANGLLFTPYIVGERTPHADAVIRGSFIGIDGSHERVHFARAVMEGITFSLNESVDLFRQAGKTVDTIVSIGGGAQNPVWLQMQADIFGADVVALENEQGPGLGAAMLAAHGCGWFDSLDECADSFVKRASVYKPQPAAVDAYAGLFRVYQDVYGQTKGLNEALKSFRG; from the coding sequence ATGTCTTATGTCATTGGGATCGACCTTGGAACAAGCGCGGTGAAGGCGCTGCTCCTCGACAGGAGCGGCGCGGTTCTCGCGGAAGCGACGCGCAGCTACCCGCTCTTTCACGAGCATACGGGCTGGAGCGAGCAGCGTCCGGACGACTGGGTTGAAGGAACGCTGGAAGCGGTTCGCGAGCTCGTGCAGTCATCCGGAGCAGCCGCCGATGCGATCGAAGGCATCAGCTTCTCCGGCCAGATGCACGGTCTTGTACTGCTCGACTCGGCAGGAAACCCGGTGCGCAGCGCGATCCTATGGAACGATACGCGTACAACGGCGGAATGCCGCGAGATCGAGCAGACGCTCGGCGCAGGACTTCTGAGCATCACCCGCAATCCGGCGCTCGAAGGCTTCACGCTTCCGAAGATTCTATGGGTACGCAAGAATGAACCGGAGCTCTTCGCGCAAGCGGAGCTGTTCCTGCTGCCGAAGGATTATGTGCGCTACCGGCTGACCGGCGCGCTGCATATGGATTATTCCGACGCTGCAGGCACGCTGCTGCTGGACGTTGCGGCCAAATCGTGGAGCGGCAACGTTCTTGCCTCCTTCGGACTGCCTGAATCATTCTGTCCGCCGCTTATCGAATCGCACGGCCAAGTAGGCACACTGCTGCCGGAGCAAGCGATACGAACAGGCCTGTCGCCGTCGACAAAAGTATTCGCAGGCGGTGCGGACAATGCGTGCGGCGCGATCGGCGCCGGAATACTGAAGGACGGCCTGACGATGTGCAGCATCGGCACGTCGGGCGTTATTCTCTCCTATGAGCAGGGAAGCGGCAGCGACTATGCGGGGAAGGTGCACTTCTTCAACCACGGCAAGGAGGACGCCTTCTATGCTATGGGCGTCACTTTGGCGGCCGGCTACAGTCTCAGCTGGTTCAAGAACACGTTTGCCAAGGGCGAGTCGTTCGATGATCTGCTTGCCGGCGTTGGGGATGTTCGTCCAGGCGCGAACGGCCTGCTGTTCACGCCGTATATCGTTGGCGAACGGACGCCGCATGCCGACGCGGTCATCCGCGGGAGCTTTATCGGCATTGACGGCTCGCACGAACGGGTTCATTTTGCCCGGGCGGTAATGGAAGGCATCACGTTCTCGCTCAATGAATCCGTCGATCTGTTCCGCCAAGCCGGCAAGACGGTCGATACGATCGTTTCCATCGGCGGCGGCGCTCAAAATCCGGTCTGGCTGCAAATGCAGGCCGATATATTTGGTGCCGACGTCGTTGCGCTCGAGAACGAGCAGGGACCCGGGCTTGGCGCCGCCATGCTTGCAGCTCACGGCTGCGGCTGGTTTGACAGTCTGGATGAATGCGCGGACAGTTTCGTGAAGCGCGCTTCCGTCTATAAGCCGCAGCCTGCGGCAGTGGATGCTTATGCAGGGCTGTTCCGGGTCTATCAGGATGTTTATGGACAAACAAAGGGACTGAACGAGGCGCTTAAGTCTTTCAGAGGTTAA
- a CDS encoding ABC transporter ATP-binding protein yields MNVLSVDIRNAGYEESKPVIRDVSFSVKAGELVGLIGPNGAGKSTTIKSLLGLLRHVDGTIVFEGEYKRYAYVPEQPVLYEYMTLWEHLQLAAAAYGLDEQTFLRRAELMLDRFRLTEERHRLPTGFSKGMQQKMMLIIGFLLQPDIYVVDEPFVGLDPRATRDFLELLEAERRRGAGVLMCTHVLDTAERICDRFILINGGSVVAQGTMEEVRAQAGCETDALLTDCFYALT; encoded by the coding sequence ATGAACGTCTTAAGCGTAGACATCCGGAATGCAGGGTATGAAGAAAGCAAGCCCGTCATCCGCGATGTCTCTTTTTCGGTAAAAGCAGGCGAGCTTGTCGGATTGATAGGTCCAAACGGCGCGGGCAAAAGCACGACGATAAAGTCTCTGCTTGGACTTCTCCGCCATGTCGACGGGACGATTGTATTCGAAGGCGAATACAAACGATATGCCTATGTCCCCGAGCAGCCGGTGCTTTATGAATATATGACACTCTGGGAGCACCTTCAGCTTGCGGCGGCGGCGTACGGCCTCGATGAGCAGACCTTTCTCCGCCGGGCGGAGCTGATGCTCGACCGGTTCCGTCTTACCGAGGAGCGTCATCGCCTCCCGACCGGCTTCTCCAAGGGCATGCAGCAAAAGATGATGCTGATTATCGGGTTCCTCCTTCAGCCGGACATATATGTCGTCGATGAACCGTTCGTCGGCCTTGACCCGAGAGCGACGCGCGACTTCCTCGAGCTGCTTGAAGCGGAACGCCGCCGCGGCGCAGGTGTGCTTATGTGTACGCATGTGCTCGATACTGCAGAGAGGATATGCGACAGGTTCATTCTGATCAACGGCGGATCGGTTGTCGCCCAAGGAACGATGGAGGAAGTCAGAGCTCAGGCTGGATGTGAAACGGATGCGCTGTTAACCGATTGCTTCTATGCGCTCACTTAA
- a CDS encoding ABC transporter permease, giving the protein MVSTHLTHLGSKADAAGRWTAGGLFRRRVARFWREQWGVWRTALDWTVWLYILIPALWIGGGLYAGLWNSPPSWLTELPLWAGERISLIVVLIGRLRTFAEDADVLFLLQKKEWVRSLTLRGLGYTSVILAFMASIVYALLLPFLVAIHHLSAGSIIALWGYTVEWAIIGAIWRNLIDGRYRGWRKIVWKTAAAALLTVTYVVPGVVTGTGWDQLLLPIVVGAAAIAILTRMKLRARDTFDSDVQLEHRARLASTELLLTGVIARKPRVKLNRPMLLRESNRLFKSFDDKTILAETVLKTFVRRLSLLRVWLSFTGASIMAVSLSPAGLKLTIVFVFPILLAIWVQSHFRNVAGEAFVKQFTWSDQALKEASERARYWLVVPAVVLLSVTSGLQIYGIPGIVIAAPALAIWFVVNKFLSDIMMLSLRKERR; this is encoded by the coding sequence GTGGTATCGACACATTTGACTCATCTGGGTTCGAAGGCTGATGCCGCCGGCCGCTGGACGGCAGGAGGACTGTTCCGCCGCAGGGTGGCGCGATTTTGGAGAGAGCAATGGGGCGTATGGCGAACCGCGCTCGACTGGACAGTGTGGCTGTATATTCTGATCCCGGCACTCTGGATCGGCGGCGGCCTGTATGCGGGTCTATGGAACAGTCCGCCATCATGGCTAACCGAGCTGCCGTTATGGGCGGGAGAGCGAATATCGCTGATTGTTGTATTAATCGGCAGGCTGCGTACATTTGCGGAAGATGCCGACGTGCTTTTTCTGCTGCAAAAGAAAGAATGGGTCCGCAGCCTTACGCTGCGCGGATTGGGCTATACGTCGGTCATACTGGCCTTCATGGCATCGATCGTTTATGCACTGCTGCTTCCGTTTCTGGTCGCCATTCACCATCTGTCTGCCGGATCGATTATAGCGTTGTGGGGCTATACAGTCGAGTGGGCGATTATTGGAGCGATTTGGCGAAATCTCATTGACGGCCGCTACCGCGGCTGGCGTAAAATCGTTTGGAAGACCGCCGCTGCCGCGCTGCTTACGGTTACCTATGTTGTTCCCGGTGTAGTAACCGGGACGGGATGGGACCAGCTGCTGCTGCCGATTGTCGTCGGAGCTGCGGCAATTGCAATTCTTACGCGTATGAAGCTGCGGGCGCGCGACACGTTCGATTCCGACGTTCAGCTGGAGCACCGGGCTCGCCTCGCAAGCACGGAGCTTCTACTGACAGGTGTCATCGCGCGTAAACCGCGGGTGAAGCTTAATCGCCCGATGCTGCTGCGCGAATCTAACCGGTTATTCAAGTCGTTTGACGATAAGACGATATTGGCTGAGACTGTCCTGAAGACTTTCGTACGGCGGCTGTCGCTGCTGCGTGTCTGGCTGAGCTTTACCGGTGCTTCCATCATGGCGGTTTCATTGTCTCCGGCAGGACTTAAGCTGACGATTGTTTTCGTGTTTCCGATTTTGCTCGCTATCTGGGTGCAGTCCCACTTTCGCAATGTTGCCGGAGAAGCGTTCGTCAAGCAGTTCACCTGGTCCGATCAAGCCTTGAAGGAAGCTTCAGAAAGGGCGCGCTATTGGCTTGTTGTCCCTGCCGTGGTTCTGCTGAGTGTTACTTCAGGGCTGCAGATTTATGGAATACCGGGAATAGTGATTGCAGCCCCGGCCCTGGCGATATGGTTTGTAGTAAATAAGTTTCTTTCCGATATCATGATGCTGAGCTTGCGCAAAGAAAGACGTTGA